GTATGGAATAGCGACGGGATTGGACCAttacaattggtattagaactagacaccaggcggtgtaccaacaaggacgctgagccctaAGGGGGATGGACACTAGGTGGTTTGCCAATGAGAAcgttgggctccgaagggagtggattgtgagatcccacatcggttggaatgATGACAAAAccttttttataagggtgtggaaacctctcccgacagaacaatatatgctagcaatGGTTCGTTTGCAAGGTGGCTATAATTTTTGCATCTTCTTATGTATATAAATAGAGCAACTTTAGAATCACAAAATTCATCAAACCCAACCATGAATAAGATCCCTCTAACCCTAATCTTTATTATTGTTCTATCTTCATCACCATTATGGGCTTCTCCATCTCTCCACATACATCAACACTTTCTTCATTGCCTCTCACACCATTCTCCACACACTTATCCCATCTCCAAACTAGTTTACACTCCAATAAACTCTTCATATTCATCTGTTTTGAACTTCTCCATTAGAAACCTCATATTTTCAAACCCTCAAACACCAAAGCCACTCCTCATCATAACACCCTCACACATTTCCCACATCCAAGCAGCCGTCATATGCTCCAAAGCCCATGACCTACAAATCCGAACACGAAGCGGCGGTCATGATTTCGAGGGTCTTTCTTACGTCGCCGATCAACCATTCATCATTGTTGACCTAATAAATCTAAGGTCCATTAATGTCGACGTTCAAACCAACACGGCATGGGTTCAATCAGGAGCCACTTTGGGTGAGCTTTATTATAGAATTGGTGAGAAAAGTAGGAGCTTGGCGTTCCCGGCGGGGATTTGTCCGACGGTGGGGGTTGGTGGGCATTTCAGTGGCGGTGGATATGGGTTGATGCTGAGGAAATATGGGCTTGCTGCTGATAATGTGGTGGATGCTTATTTGGTTGATGCTAATGGGAGGGTTCATGATAGAGAGTCGATGGGGGAGGATTTGTTTTGGGCCATTAGAGGTGGCGGCGGAGGGAGCTTTGGTATTGTGGTGGCGTGGAAGGTCAAGTTGGTTGTGGTTCCGGCGGTTGTGACCATGTGCTCGACGAATAGAGATGTGGAGGACGATGCAATCAAGCTAATACATCGGTGGCAATATGTGGCTAACCAATTGGATGATAATCTTTTCCTTGGCATCCTTTTGACTGGTATTgtttatgagtttttttttctttcttttctttgaaaaatatgaTCCTTAAATTAATATTCTAATGTCAAGTAAACCACACGACATAGTTTTAATtagattgaaatttgtttgttggtttgtttttttgttttgtttttatttcaattagtTCCgggacttcccttcaagggtttaaaacgcgtatgctaagAAGAGGGGTATATCACTCGGTGTCTGTCCCTTCAAGGGTTTAAAATGCGTTTtttagagaggtttccacatccttataaagaat
This genomic interval from Cucurbita pepo subsp. pepo cultivar mu-cu-16 chromosome LG20, ASM280686v2, whole genome shotgun sequence contains the following:
- the LOC111783632 gene encoding berberine bridge enzyme-like 18, coding for MNKIPLTLIFIIVLSSSPLWASPSLHIHQHFLHCLSHHSPHTYPISKLVYTPINSSYSSVLNFSIRNLIFSNPQTPKPLLIITPSHISHIQAAVICSKAHDLQIRTRSGGHDFEGLSYVADQPFIIVDLINLRSINVDVQTNTAWVQSGATLGELYYRIGEKSRSLAFPAGICPTVGVGGHFSGGGYGLMLRKYGLAADNVVDAYLVDANGRVHDRESMGEDLFWAIRGGGGGSFGIVVAWKVKLVVVPAVVTMCSTNRDVEDDAIKLIHRWQYVANQLDDNLFLGILLTGGNFSTRQGITNPTATFFSLYLGKLDELIAILKTTFPELGLTKKDCVESSWIQSTLIASTGVQTFEPLEALLNRTPPTIESTKFKSDYVKDPIPEAAIEGIWQRLKAQDIEVPQILFIPYGGRMSQISESETPFSHRAGNLYKIGYAVSWKEQSLDAKNRHINWIREVNEHMTPFVSKSPRAAYVNYRDLDIGTNNKYGKTSYEQASVWGMKYFGNNFNRLVYVKTKVDPHDFFRHEQSIPVKLA